Sequence from the Zeugodacus cucurbitae isolate PBARC_wt_2022May chromosome 2, idZeuCucr1.2, whole genome shotgun sequence genome:
CGAACTTACAGTCTTTCAATGCTTGCTCAAATACTTCAACCAGCATCTAGCGGCTTGTTTGAGTCCGTAAATTGCCTTATTCAATTTACACACATTGTCACCATTGCTTGGTACACCTTGAGGaagtttcatataaatttcctttttCAATGTGCCGTTTAAGAAAGCTGTTTTCACATCCATTTGATGAACTTTCAAGCTGTACTGTACTGCTAAAGGTAATATAATTCGAAAGCTTGAAATTCTAGCTACTGGGGCAAACGTCTCTTCATAATCGACTTGATACTTTTGGGTAAATCCTCGTGCAACTAGTCTTGCTTTATATCTAATTGGATCTCCTAGTTCgttatatttaatagaaaataccCACTTGCTATCAACAATGTTTTTATTCTCAGGCCTTTGTGTAACTGTCCAGGTATTATTTAACTTATGGGCATTCAATTCTGTATTTATGGCTTCCTCCCAAGAGGATTTGTCCTCCCTATACTGAATTTCATCAAATGTATTTGGGACATCGTTAAAAACAGTGTGcgcatttaaaacaaatttatttaaattattatcatcTTCATTATATGATATCTGGGGCTTAGTTTTCAATCTCTCGCTTCTTCTACTCATTATTTTAGagctatcggttgcaagttcaGCTGTTTTACTTTTCCTACTCTCATTCGAGTTGGTTGTTCCCTTACTTTCATTCAGGGAATCAGCTCGCTTTCTTTTCTTACTTTCATTCAGAAAATTTTCATTAGTTTCCTTACTATCGTTCAGGAATTGTGTGTTGTCGCATTTGGAGAACTCTGTCTCTTTAATTTCCTTACTTTCATTcgggaaattttcatttatattttccttgCTGTCTTTCAGGAATGCTGTTTCAAATTTAACAGCTCTAGAATTAACCATATTGGTTTCATCTACAACAACATCTCTTGcaacaataaatttgttattaacAGCATCCCACAATATAAAACCATTTGGTTCATAGCCCACAAAAATGGTTTTGAATGATTTATCATCAAACTTgccctttttgtttttactgtGCACATATACAGTTTCACCAAACACTCTCAAATGTTTTAGATTAGGCTTTTTATTGTACCACATCTCATACGGAGTCACCGTACTATCAAAAATTGCTCTGCTTGGAATTCTGTTAATTAAGTAAGTTGCAGTTAATACTGCTTCACCCCAAAAACTTTTGTTTAGTTGTGCACCACTAACCATGGCACGAGCTTTTTCTGTAATCGTTCGGATCATTCTTTCCGAAACGCCATTTAACTGTGGGGTATGCGGCACTGTTAAGTGATAGGAAATTCCCTTCTTAACACAAAACTGTCGCATCTCATTTGATAGGTATTCTCTACCATTATCAATAtacaaattaacaatttttaggTTAAAATGCGCTTCACTCTTCGCCACAAAATCTTGGAACATGTTAAATACATCTGATTTATTTCTCATAAGATAAGTTACACAATAGTGAGTAAACTGATCAACAAAGATcacgaaataatttttatcatttagGGTAACTGGAGATATGGGTCCACAGACAACTGAGTGAACTACAAATAGAGGCCTTTTTATATGGGTCTTATCCTTAAACTGTTTAAACGGTAATCTAGCCTGTTTTCCATTTAGACATGGTTCACAAATTTCTCCTGTTAGTTCTAAATTCTTTAAAAGGTTAGTGTCACTAAACATATTCTTTCGCTTTATTTCCAATAATTTGCCATTACTTATATGGCCAAACCTCTCTTGCCATAACCGAAAATTACTTGTAAGTTTCGCATCTATGCTATATGCTTGAAACGTAACAATAGGTATATTATTTAACATACCTGTATTTTTAACAATCGTTAATCCATTTTTAGAGATGGATACACCATCCTTGTCAAATTGTATTGACATGCCTGCCTCCTGCAGACGCTTCACCGAAACTAAGTTTCCTGCAGCCTGCTTTGAAAATTGCACGTCCTCCAGCGTGATGTCGTATTCATTGCACAATCGCACAATGCCACGCTTTGTTGCATAGATGTATTCGCCTTGCTTGGCAACTGCAATCTTCAGTGGCGGCACCAACTCCACAGCGTCAGTATAAAGTAGTTCATCATTTATTAAATGGTCACTTGCTTCCGAATCAAGGATAAAATCACACTTATCCATTGATTTGGTACTTTTCACTTTTACCATAAATGCGAAGCCCTGTGATGTTGCGGTGCTTGCTTGTGGTGTGGTGCTGGCTTGtctattttctttgtttttatcatttattattcttttataatgaaaacaatattttttaatgtgaccTTCTTTGCCACAGTGATGACATTTAACCCTACTTTTAATATTTCCCTTAAACGGTTTCTTTTGTTTATATCCCTGCcttttaaatgaattatttttataagtgtttgttttgtgtttaaCCACCGCATTCATAATTTTCGTGCTTGTGTCGTTgctatcattttttattttaatctccTGGTCTAGCAATCTATTTTTCACAAAAGCTAAAGTTAGATTATCTTCAGATAATGTCTCTATTGCTGTGATGACGCCATCGTAAGATGAAGGCAATGTAATCAGCAAATGAGAGATCTTATCCATCTCTTCAATTTTTGCTCCTGCTGCTAGTAACTCACTAATCAATTCGTCGAAAATGTTAAAATGGGACAGTAGCGACTTCTCACTCGATAGCTTGAGAGAAAGCAAACGTTTTCTAACTGCCAACTCTTTCGTTCATATATAGCATCTAAATTTCTTAGAATTTCACACGCCGTTATGTCGCTTGTGGCGAAATTAAGAAAAGCATCACTTAAATATTCTATTAGTGTACTTTTCGCACAACGCTCGGCTTTCTTCCATTCCTCGTCTGCCTCATGAGGTGCATTGTTATCAATTACTTTAAGAATATCCATTTCAGCCAATAGAGCCCTAATCCTAAACTTCCATATCGCGTATTTCTCGCCATCGCACGGTTTAATGTTTCGCTTTGCCTTGTCCATTGTATTTCATACACAAACACAGCCTTTCAAACTAATGCGTAGTACATGACCCGCTTCTTTGAAAAATGAATTTCACCAGaaattgaaatatgtatttcacaattaaatttaattttcttaattattgttTCTTAGGCGTGGACTGGGCCCATAACCTGTTGTTATTTATCcttcacaaaatatattttaaacacaaGCTTTATATCttcttttagttatttattattcttattttatatcTGATTGCACAGCAGCACCAGCACCACAACTTCACTTATACAGCacagaaaagaaaaaaggaaagaaaCAAAACAGTGTTACCGCAGTACACTTAGTTTAGAGtagaaagtttagatttcgtagtccccaaggaacttttctgaagctaaacttAACaatcaactaaatcaaaattgcattccaaatatttttaaatatattattatcatatgtatatatatatatggaggatggagtcatatgtagaagttcacgtaagtgaggaaagtttctgactgtcattcacttgggagtggccaggaacgattcttttacatgtggctcaagcagctcacgacttccggtcttagaccaagtatcctctgggtagccaacagacatccgtttggaggcgagctaaagtgagaaggcgaagcccgcctatgcggttgtgcgtagggtttgggacccaccacataaaaacaccccccaatgaaaaagaaaaaacagcctcggatgagagaccccaattttgatgacgaccactgcaaacgtttaaaggactacgaaataagggcatgcacctggaatgtccggacccttaattgggaaggtgcctctgcccagctggttgatgtcctcgtaagagtaaaggctgacatcaccgcaatccgagaaatgcgatggacgggacaaggacggaagaaggtgggtccttgtgacatctactacagcggccatataaaggagcgcaaattcggtgtggggttcgtggtgggagagagactccgtcgtcgagtcctggcattcactccggtggatgaacgtctagccacaatccgcatcaaagcgaggttcttcaacatatcgcttatttgcgcccacgccccgacggaagagaaggacgaagtgatcaaagataccttctatgagcgcctagaacgtacctatgagcgctgcccccgccacgatgtcaaaatcgtgcttggcgatttcaacgctagggtgggtaaagaaggtgtctttggcacaacagtcggaaaattcagcctccatgacgaaacatcaccaaacggtctgaggctgatcgacttcgccggggcccgaaatatggtcgtctgtagtactagattccagcataagaaaatccataaagctacttggctgtcccctgatcgaatcactcgcaaccagatcgatcatgttgtgatagatggacgacatgtctctagtgtttttgatgtgcgtacgcttcgtggtcccaacatcgactcggaccactatcttgtagcagctaagatacgcacccgcctctgtgtagaaaagcgtacacgtcaacaaacacaaggaaggttcgacatcgagaagctgcaatcacaaccgacagccgaacgattttctactcgacttgcactcctgctctctgagagcactcatcagcatctcggtataagggagctgtgggacggcatatcaaactccttacgtactgctgcaaccgaaaccattggttttcggaaaagtcaaaaaaacagctggtatgatgaggattgtcgtctcgcagtggagagaaaacagactgcttacctcgcaatgttgcgatcgaccgcaacacgagcgggatgggaaagttaccgagagctgaagagggaagcgagacgcatttgcagacaaaaaaagaaagaggccgaaatgcgtgagtatgaagagcttgacaagctggccgacaggggtaatgctcgaaaattttacgaaaagatccggcgactaactgaaggtttcaagaccggagcgcactcctgtaggacccccagaggtgatctagttattgatgaccagagtatactgagtttgtggagggaacacttctccagcctgctgaatggcagtgaaagtacaacaccaggagatggcgaacccgattccccaatcgattcCCCAtcggcggcgggggccgatggactaccggccgagctattcaaatacggcggcgaagaactgataaggtgcatgcatcggcttctttgtagaatatggtcggaagaaagcatgcccgacgattggaatctcagtgtgctctgcccaatccataaaaagggagaccccacaatctgcgccaattaccgtggtataagtctcctcaatatcgcatataaggtcttgttgagcgtattgtgtgaaatactaaagcccaccgtcaacgaactgattggaccttatcagtgtggctttagacctggaaaatcgacaatggaccagatattcaccatgagccatatcttggaaaagacccgagagagaagaatcgatactcaccatcttttcatcgattttaaagctgccttcgatagcacgaaaagcagctgcctttatgccgcgatgtctgaatttggtatccctgcaaaactaatacggctatgtaaactgacgttgagcaacaccaaaagctcagtCAGGATctggaaggacctctccgagccattcgataccaaacgaggcttcagacagggtgactcactatcgtgcgacttcttcaatctattactggagaaaataatacgagctacagagctaaatagagaaggtacaatcttctacaagagtgtacagctgctggcgtatgccgatgatattgatatcatcggaagcaacaagcGCGCCGTTTGttatgctttttccagactagataaagaagcgaagcgtatggggctggtggtgaatgaggacaagacgaaatatctcctgtcatcaaacaaacagtcagcgcactcgcgtcttggcttccacgtcactgttgacagtcatacctttgaagtagtagatagtttcgtctacttgggaaccagcgttaacaacaccaacaatatcagccttgaaatccaacgcagaatcactcttgccaacaggtgttactttggactgagtaggcaattgaacagtaaagtcctctctcgacgaacaaaaatcaaactctacaagtcgctcattattcccgtcctgatgtatggcgccgaagcgtggacgatgacaacatccgatgagacgactcttggggttttcgagagaaaggttttgcgtaagatttatggtcctctcaacattggcaacggcgaataccgcagacgatggaacgatgagctgtacgatttatacgacgacattgacatagttcagcgaataaaaagacagcggctactctggctaggtcatgttgtacgaatggatgaaaacactccagctctgaaagtgttcgatgcagtacccgctggaggtagccgcggaagaggacgacctccactccggtggaaagatcaaatgcaaagtgacctggcttcactagGTGTTTCCAGTTAGCGTCAAAAAGCAAAATgtaggaacgagtggcgcgctctggtggattcggctataatcgcttaagcggtttctacgccaaatatatatatatataataataatttgcttAAGCACGTGTTTAGTACGGCTGTCACTATTAATAAGAAtaacttgtttttatattataatttttaggtTCTCTAACGAAGcgtttaagtaattttgttttcgtttttatcAGATTCCGCAAACCACAAAAGTGAAGATATATTCAATTTACGTTAGGACTCTGTGCCTTTCTTTAATGTACAATTCTTACAACTCAAGGCCGTTTTAGCATTCAGTTTGACAATGTAATTTAGATTTTTCCAGGCACCGAAAGTTGTACTTACGTTCACTTCAACTGTATTTCCAAACACCAACTCTATtgtctttttgaaaatttgtttttaataaattcacaaacaattttttctcaaaatattttctttgggaAAATAGTATAAAACTACTTAATGAATTGATTAAACGCATTTGACTTTTCGTAAAAAATAAGTGTGAATACTGGTGAATAGTCAGTAATAATACTTAATTACAATTCCTTTAGATGTTATGAGTTTGAAAATTCTATTGGGCATTATTTCTACTAATTTTCCAAGTACATCGGATTCAATTTCCATCCAACAAGCTTTTATTCGTTTTAAATTGcacacaatttaattttcattacggAACCTCTTCAAAATTGCGCCTCCTGCCAAGAAATGCTTAAACCATCAGAATCACCAAGATTGAATTTCTTCTCATCTGATATGACATTTTCTCACTCCGTTTTCCAGTGCATATAATTTTGAGCAAACGTCGACGTTTGTTTTGTGCATCCTCGACAAATTTGGACGCCCGAACGTTTCTTGccattttaagcctccagtttCTCTCAAAATACGTACAAGGTGTCGTTTGATCACAGATAGACAtaatttatcttttatttgTGCACATGTCAGCCTGTTTTTGGTGGTTTCGTAATGAATTTGGGCTAAATCACGCAAGCTCAGCTTTTTGACAAATTTCGAACGACGGTCTCAGATCTCCCAATTTTGAGTGAAATTCGCCGATTCGCCAATGGtggttaattaaaaatgtgagttttttttcaatttccaacgCAGTCAGACTCTACATGCAACCACTATATCACTGACATGGACATTGGTccactaaaatattttatgctttttaattgtattatgcTTCATTATAAACattgtatgaaatttatgtttactaaaattaaataacttaatacttaagaatattttgtttaaatttgtatgaTTTTAAGATAGTATACAAAAACTAAATACATCTACTATATGGTTCGTTAGTGCGTGTATACAGTAATATTGACTAATTcgagaaattaaataaagttatggaaaccTTACACATGATCTTCCTTaagttttatatgtatgtatgtgtactaaATGGTAGATGAtggtattttttttcttcttccactaagttgaaataatttctttaaattaaaaatttgaaacatttgtTGGCTTCTCTCATCTTTAGGAAATAAGTTGTTTGAGTTAGAAGAAGTGGATTGACTATTACCATAGCTGCTGCTGAATGTGTAGTCAATTTCTTTCTGTGTCGATAAATTGTTGCTTCTCTCGATTCCATCCAGGCTCTTCAAAAAGGGCATAGCATTAAGGATATATTCACGGTAGTCGGCTTTAGAACTGGTTGCCGAAGACAATTCTTTGGGTGTTGATGTTATTGTGTGTACTATGTCCTTGTTGGCCACCGGATTACCCATTACAGAAAGATGTTCCAATAATGGACAATGAGATTGTATCCGTTCCATCCACTCGTCCAGATTATaaatattacagttattaatcctaccaaaatttttatttataaaatgagtAGTAGATATAGTTATATAGTTCAAATAATACAtaccataaaatttttaaattgggcAAAAACGGTAGCGTACTAGAATCCAAATTACAATTATGATCTAATATTAGAGTATCCAACTCATTGAAGAATGATAAAAacgataaattttgaaactggtTACAACTAAGGTCCAGAAATTTTGTGTGCGTAGCAAATTTCACAGCGATTCGTTGGGGTATTGTTCGTAAATTTTCATAAGCCAGGGATATTCTCCCATTTTCTTCTAAAATACTATCGCCGAAATCATCGCTAGCAAAACTATTTGTTGAGATATTTCCACTGATATTGAACTCATTGGATGAAatcatttgtttattaaaataaaaattgaaatctgTGAAATTGTCGTCGTCACCATAACACCATTGATCTTCGTAAAATTCCAGGCTAACACAACTTTTAATAACCTCGAATAATTGGTGACATTCACTAAAATTATGAaacaatatgaaaatgaatacattattaaaaaggagggattatatgtatataggaagaaaaatgtcaaaaatttatgaaatcggtatacatttttgacatttaactgtttttttttttactttagcctTCATTTAAAGTATCTTTAGGAAAATATTCATTACACCGTACAACACTCGAAACCAAAATAATGTTTTCCcgaagattgagtcataagtaaataaaattgtattctacgattttcgaaaatggaatatttggtttcgatgttttattattgttaattacTAAATACCGTtactaaaaattccaaaaaaatctctTATTCAACGGGCTATACAATTTTTCCGagaagcaaatttaaatttaacaactATAGGTCTAGTCTGTGGATACAGCACccaataaatactcattaaaatcgaaatataaCCTTGTGTCTTGGCTTATAACTGTAGTCGCATCAGACATAATACTTTGCAGTTCACAGGCAACACACAaaatttatgcatataaatCCGTTATGTGATTTAaacgaaacaaacaaaaaatattcgatAACAGAACGAATTTAgttaatgtttaaaatttctatatagacaaaatttgccaaaaatatcACTTTATTTAATGCTGACAGTTCGTCGACAATTATACTAAAGACACGGATGAGATGCTGCACAAGCAAATGATATACTGACGGAATAATGAGAATACAGAAATAGTGCGACAACAAGCCGTAAATGACACTGTACTTATCATACTTTGTTTAcacaatgtatatatgtatttgcattcatacatatataataaacttaaacacaaataacatgcATACTGACGAATACTACGTAGGTGTAtgtatacacatgcatacatttgaCATGCTCTTATCATAAAAGAAATAAGCAATAAGATGTATGCTCTTGTGGCTTATCACCCGTTTCGCCCGTTCTTTGTGCATAATGACCGAATCTTCACTCAACATATGTATACGCAGCAGTGCATTATCTGTATTTCAGTGAATTATACGGTTTTATGACGATTTCTTACGAGAATACTACGGTTTTCAATTTATGGGCCGCTGTAAAAGCAAGAAATAGGCCAAAAAATGGCGTAaaaacaaaacacgtgcaattTAATCATGACTATCATAGGTTGTATGGCTGTTCCCCGAGGGAAACACAGTTAGACTATGAGAGACAGTCCTTCGTCAGAATCACTCTCTTGATTGGATATTAAAATTCGACAAAGCCGGTAGTTCGCGCGGTTTTTCAACAAAGTAAGATCCAGGAAATAGTTATCTTGATGTGATGAGATGACTCCACCTCATCCTCTTCCAGGCAACTTCTACACCTAACTCCCGCTAATATTTTTAACCACACAGCATGGATTCCGATGGTACATGTCACAATTAAAAACCTTGATCTGTTTTGATTAGctgtaagaataaaaaaataaaagtaacaaaaaaggaattgaaaatgttatgtcgaagaaaaatatatgagaatCAATTATAAAAGGACTAAgatcggatgtaaccgaacgttttatactctcgtaatttacttatgttattttaatacaaaaatacgcGAAGTCGGGTCTTAACTTCACCTGACttctatatacctaatattacggtttccaactttcaacggactttataccatttatatgacgaatatgtgggtcaaattgtgcgtaatattaataaaattaaataaataaattgcgagagtataaaatattcggttacacccgaacttagcccttccttacatgtttttacTCAACCCGTCATTTTGACGGGTATATTCAAGTgcgattttgttgtaaattatttataaaaaacttaattcaaaatttttattcattattatctacattttatatatgtttattccATTTTGGTTGTACACTTCtcgcatatatatttaaatttaatacaaatattgttaCTTTTATTTGGTTACATAACCAAATTTGGAAAGATTTTCCTTCGCTTGGATTTCGGATATCAGGAATTGAGTTGAATGGATTTTTTTTCGTCCTAATAGTCACTACGCATTTCGTCAGCTAATTGAAAAAGCCAATTTTTCTGGGATATGTTTATTACAGTGGCCTCTCTCCACAATATAGAGACATTGCTGGTTCCCATTTCTATTCTGTTATAAAACATTCTTGTAAAAAGACTGATTACTTTGGATAAATCCCttctatattgttaaaattaaaataaaattgtccgATGTTATTCTCTGACTTCGTATAAAGCgaatgaaattttcataatgTGGATATTGTTTGTGAAAAGACCCTATTTCTTAGATTCTAAATATGGAGATTTCGAAGCTCCCACTTTACACGCACCTATAACATTCAAACTCTATAGAAATGATTGTAATTATGCCATTGTAACTACTCAAAatctattttttcaaattttacgcGTTTCGTTTTATTTAAGCTGTTGATTTTGATACATCTTTGAATATAATATAAGCTGGTTATCTACCACTACCTCCACTTTAATCTAATGGTTTCCATACTTTCGATTTCAGTATCTCTAATAATATCCATATTTCACTTTTACGATTTTAGGTATTACGATAATATTCACTCACGAATTTACAGTGAAATTGACGATattaacttgttgttgttatttcttattCAGTTTTAagtcattttgtttttgtca
This genomic interval carries:
- the LOC105219525 gene encoding leucine-rich melanocyte differentiation-associated protein isoform X2, with amino-acid sequence MISSNEFNISGNISTNSFASDDFGDSILEENGRISLAYENLRTIPQRIAVKFATHTKFLDLSCNQFQNLSFLSFFNELDTLILDHNCNLDSSTLPFLPNLKILWINNCNIYNLDEWMERIQSHCPLLEHLSVMGNPVANKDIVHTITSTPKELSSATSSKADYREYILNAMPFLKSLDGIERSNNLSTQKEIDYTFSSSYGNSQSTSSNSNNLFPKDERSQQMFQIFNLKKLFQLSGRRKKIPSSTI
- the LOC105219525 gene encoding uncharacterized protein LOC105219525 isoform X1 — translated: MSDATTVISQDTSECHQLFEVIKSCVSLEFYEDQWCYGDDDNFTDFNFYFNKQMISSNEFNISGNISTNSFASDDFGDSILEENGRISLAYENLRTIPQRIAVKFATHTKFLDLSCNQFQNLSFLSFFNELDTLILDHNCNLDSSTLPFLPNLKILWINNCNIYNLDEWMERIQSHCPLLEHLSVMGNPVANKDIVHTITSTPKELSSATSSKADYREYILNAMPFLKSLDGIERSNNLSTQKEIDYTFSSSYGNSQSTSSNSNNLFPKDERSQQMFQIFNLKKLFQLSGRRKKIPSSTI